The Microbulbifer sp. TB1203 nucleotide sequence ATACCAAACTCGGCTTTTACCTGGAATCTATCGACAGAGCCGATCTGGCCAGGCCTTTCCTGGAAAATGTAGTGGCCTGGAGCCATTCCGGAAAACAACGCTCTAGAGCGAAGAAAATTCTGGACTCCCTTGAAGCCGAAGCCTCACCCTACGATTCCGAGGAAAAGGCCGGAGAGAAGAAGTCCGGTTAAGGGCTGCTGTTACTCTGCCTTCGCTTGCCGCCCCTGTTACATTATGGTCTGCGATGACCGAAAAAAGCTTGTCTATCGCTCAAGCTTATTCATAGGGAGGGAAATTTATGAGTTTCAACAGGACTTTTTCTGCGCTGCTTTTCGGCACGGCCGTCTCTGTATCGACCCACGCCAGCGACTTTGCAAAACTGGACAAAGCCTTGCCCGCAGAGGTCAATGCCGAATCCATTGCCCCGGTATTTGACTTTGACACCGATGGGTGTCTCCCGGGCACTGGGATCAGTCGTAACGGGGAAAAGAATGGTGGTCTAAAGCCGACGGGAAGTATCACTGGGGACTGTCGGTCAGGCAATTTTCTCGATATCTCCAACACCGTCCATCGTTATGTCTGTACGGAAAGCGGCGGCGCCACTTACTGTGGCCACTTCTATGCGCTGTATTTCGAAAAAGACCAGATACTCGATGGCATCAACAGCGGCCACCGCCACGACTGGGAGTACGCCGCAGTCTGGACCACCAATGGCGTGGTTACCCATGGAAGCTACAGTGCACACGGAGAATTGACCACTGCTCCCGCCTCCCAGCTGCCATTTGAAAACGGCCATCTGAAAATCGTCTACCACAAAGACGGAATTGGCACCCACGCCTTTCGCTTCGCCAAGGACAACGAATATGCGGAAAACCCCTACGGCGCTTTTGTGACCCCCGAGATTGTCAGCTGGTACCAGTTTTACGGCGATGGCCTGGATAACAGGGAGATGCGCAACCGCTTGAACGGATTCGATTATGGATCGGCCAACCTCCCGATGAGAAACAGCTCTTTCCTCAGGGATATAAACCGATACAGGCCATCGGGATATCCAGAATTTAACGAATATGTCCAACTGATGAACAATGCTTCCGATCTGTGCCTGGATATTACCGATGGCGTCGTGGCCTCCGGCACCAATGTCCATCAGTGGCACTGCAGTGGCAGCAATTGGCAGAAATGGAGCTACGATGCTGACACCGGAGAGATCCGCAGCAAGCACGACTCGGATTACTGCCTCTACAACGGCGGTGTTTTTGAAAATGGCGCCAACCTGATTATCTGGGCCTGCAACGGCAATGATCACCAGCGTTTCACACTGTATGACAACGGCTCTATCGCCGCGCGCGCCGCGGCAAAACAGGTGGTTGACGGCTACGGAACTTATCCCGGTGACAACGTCGGCACCTGGTCGGATTGGGGTGGCAGCAATCAACGCTGGACGATGGTCCTCTGATCCCGCCGGGAAACTTGACCTGCGCAATAAATTCCGCGCCTTATGGAAAGGCTGCTATCGGCTTTTACCCCATTGCCTCCCCACGGAACTAACCTTTGATAAACCGGCGGTTCTTCCGCCGGCTGTCTTTGGAGCCGGGTGGCAACCATGTCCAGCGAATCCGATAAGCCGAAGAAAGACCGGGAAATCCTACAGGAGCAGATGGAGGCCAGTCTGCACGAGTACGAGCGGAACAACCGCTCGTTGTTTCTATCGTCCATTGCTGCGGGGCTGGAGATAGGGTTCAGTTTCTTTCTGATGGCGGCTTTCTACACGCACTTTCACACCCAGGTGGGTGGAGAGATGCTGTACTTTATCACCTCGCTCAGCTATCCCATCGGCTTTGTGATGGTGATTATCGGCCGTTCCGA carries:
- a CDS encoding NPP1 family protein → MSFNRTFSALLFGTAVSVSTHASDFAKLDKALPAEVNAESIAPVFDFDTDGCLPGTGISRNGEKNGGLKPTGSITGDCRSGNFLDISNTVHRYVCTESGGATYCGHFYALYFEKDQILDGINSGHRHDWEYAAVWTTNGVVTHGSYSAHGELTTAPASQLPFENGHLKIVYHKDGIGTHAFRFAKDNEYAENPYGAFVTPEIVSWYQFYGDGLDNREMRNRLNGFDYGSANLPMRNSSFLRDINRYRPSGYPEFNEYVQLMNNASDLCLDITDGVVASGTNVHQWHCSGSNWQKWSYDADTGEIRSKHDSDYCLYNGGVFENGANLIIWACNGNDHQRFTLYDNGSIAARAAAKQVVDGYGTYPGDNVGTWSDWGGSNQRWTMVL